GGGACGGGCGAGGGCCAAGAGTCACCGGATGGCCATGGTGGTCCTGGGGGTCTACGTGGGGTGTTGGGCCCCCTTCTTCTGCGCCCAGTTGTGGGCGGTTTGGGACCCTCGGGCGCCAGTggaaggtgaggaggaggagggggacacgtgtggggaggtggggacgtggggacgtGGGGTTGGGGACGccgggatggggacacgggggtggagatggggacgtggggacgcggggacggggggacagggggacatgGAGacacggggatggggatgcGGGGACATGGGGGTGGAGATGGGGACGTGGAGATGGGGacggggggacagggggacacggggatggggacacagggatggggatgtggggacatggggggagaGATGGGGACGTGGGGTTGGGGATGTGGGGATGAGGGTGGGGACTTGGGgttggggacgtggggacatggggatgtggggacatgggggtggaGATGGGGGCATGGGGTTGGGGACGTGGGGttggggacacagggatggggatgcgGGGACTtggggctggagatggggacatggggacttggggttggggacatggggatgagTTTGGGgacctggggatggggacatgggcgACATGGGGTTGGGGACGccgggatggggacatgggggtggaGATGGGGACGTGGAGATGGGgacggggggacacggggatggggatacagggatggggatggggacatggggatgagGGTGGGGACTTGGGGTTGGGGGcaaggggacatggggatggggacacagggatggggatgcgGGGACTtggggctggagatggggacatggggacttggggatggggacagtggGATGGGGACTTGGGGgtggacatggggacatggagatggggacatggggacgtgggaacacggggacatggggacacggggatggggatacagggatggggatgtggggacatggggttggggacatggggatgtggggacatggggatagggacatggggatggggacacggggatgaGGGTGGGGACTtggggctggagatggggacgtggggatggggacatggggatgtggggatggggatgcggggacatgggggtggagatggggacatggggttgggacatggggatggggacgtggggatggggacgtggggatggggacgtgaggacatggggacacagggacatggggCTGGAGatgaggacatggggacatggggatggggacatgggggtggggacgtggggatgggggcAAGGGGACTtggggctggagatggggacatggggacttggggttggggacagggggacatggggacatggggatggggacacaagGATGAGGGTGGGGACTtggggctggagatggggacatggggatggggacgtggggatttggggtttgggatacggggacatggggatggggacacgggacatggggttggggacatggggatggggacacagggatggggatgtggggacttggggctggagatggggacatggggacttGGGGTTGGGGACAGTGGGAATGGGGACACGGGGGTGGagatggggacgtggggacatggggacacggggatggggacatggggatgagTTTGGGGACcgggggatggggacatggggacacaggggacatggggatgtggGACTGGAGGCACAGCGCTGAGGACCTACGGCCGGGGACCTGGGGGACAAAGATGACCCCAAAGTGCCACCGAGTGCCAGCatgtcaccccccccccttgtGTCCCCCCCAGGTCCTGCCTTCACCATCCTGATGCTGCTGGCCAGCCTGACGAGCTGCACCAACCCCTGGATCTACGCCGCCTTCAGCACCAGCCTCTCCCGCGCCATCGGCCGCATCCTGTGCCCCTGCCGACGGCCCCCGGACTCCCGGCCCTAACTGGGGGGGCTCGCACGGGGACGCacgggggggggtggtggtgggttgCACGAGGATGGAGAGCTCGTGGTGCAATGGGGGGCTCGCATGAGGATGCGTGGAGGGGTTTGCAGGAGGGTGGAGAGCTCGTGGT
Above is a window of Buteo buteo unplaced genomic scaffold, bButBut1.hap1.1 HAP1_SCAFFOLD_559, whole genome shotgun sequence DNA encoding:
- the LOC142028530 gene encoding vasopressin V2 receptor-like; translated protein: MAMVVLGVYVGCWAPFFCAQLWAVWDPRAPVEGPAFTILMLLASLTSCTNPWIYAAFSTSLSRAIGRILCPCRRPPDSRP